From a single Rutidosis leptorrhynchoides isolate AG116_Rl617_1_P2 chromosome 5, CSIRO_AGI_Rlap_v1, whole genome shotgun sequence genomic region:
- the LOC139848810 gene encoding uncharacterized protein codes for MASKSYTSPLITNSFTSTTISPMPNSAKSPNPNQTQITILRREHVYGINTKKYNTNATFRGRTRDITIDCTRITSTDESRLSFTVDNKKILVVKHLNWKFRGNERVEIDGVNIQISWDVYNWLFEEDSDDGYALFMFRFEKSGFDYHEDDKYLSRLNASGSGLLGFGFGFGFEKRKLKKGILRTGGSSSSSSLSSSSSSGCGSVMEWESVEENELKGPSGFSLLVYAWKH; via the exons ATGGCTTCAAAAAGTTACACCTCCCCACTAATAACCAACTCCTTCACATCCACTACGATCTCTCCCATGCCAAATTCGG CAAAATCACCCAACCCGAACCAAACACAAATCACAATTCTACGTAGAGAACATGTGTACGGTATAAATACGAAAAAATACAACACAAATGCTACATTTCGAGGTAGAACAAGAGATATAACCATTGATTGCACTCGAATTACATCAACCGATGAATCAAGATTATCTTTCACAGTTGACAATAAAAAGATACTTGTCGTAAAGCATTTAAATTGGAAATTTAGAGGAAACGAACGAGTCGAAATCGATGGAGTAAATATTCAAATATCATGGGATGTTTATAATTGGTTGTTTGAAGAAGATAGTGACGATGGATACGCATTGTTTATGTTTCGATTTGAGAAGTCGGGTTTCGATTATCATGAAGATGATAAGTACTTGTCTCGATTGAATGCATCCGGGTCGGGTTTACTTGGGTTTGGATTCGGGTTCGGGTTTGAGAAAAGGAAGTTGAAGAAAGGGATTTTGAGAACGGGAGGAAGTTCGTCTTCGTCGTCATTGTCATCATCATCGTCTTCGGGTTGCGGGTCGGTTATGGAGTGGGAAAGTGTTGAGGAAAATGAGTTGAAAGGTCCTTCGGGTTTTTCGTTGTTGGTTTACGCTTGGAAACATTAA